A window from Trichomycterus rosablanca isolate fTriRos1 chromosome 21, fTriRos1.hap1, whole genome shotgun sequence encodes these proteins:
- the ckap2l gene encoding cytoskeleton-associated protein 2-like isoform X2, whose amino-acid sequence MEALTDEDRAKLSRTELRKQKLAEYLAAKGRLKPPNPRPYLKDPGAVQKIPLPGKGKENSISSSVGVKDVKVGKALAEKNKNSASITTSKLTSLPRASSTHLQRLPLKPAMHQPTHQHPSSRVQLKGTTTVKNVKEQQTKPVFQTIIRPHKQSKTVKTDPESVSSKARPISRSFKDNTSNFKTEVAKKRLVTAKESGSEKIKPNVKCPMGTRTLANPSITKTKTLTMPRNTDKSTVGISCTKPVRAQSDTDNKKPLKPDRSETLHKKQTLNKEQNKKELTVMQKTVPGMYRTKSSQPAFSKTETAGKSINAALAGDKRAVMQQRRTTFQLPPKPTIQVPVPQTLPRSTKSFTIARESEQPKTPKSTFKPDTNGVRTVPLDGRNKPNAAQEERLRKLQEWRERKGVTYKRPPMPVQPLRRKTTALPPQSYWTSIEQEDEVHGFVCAVDQSLNDCIKLLQQGCPVDQVRDVLSRVPMAQKFAKYWICQVRLMEREGNLDVLPTFEEAVREVRESVDELRSVVFEILKKKESKASSLTRALEEDALGSEETEEHKTNMCTPKPVGALIRGERGDSSVIKFKITNTPGQTASRQDSCICQGLNNLEKGVSRRRNLDVLMAMKYVFSLQCAAQ is encoded by the exons AGTTACGCAAGCAGAAACTTGCTGAATACCTGGCTGCAAAAGGAAGATTAAAACCACCCAATCCCAG ACCTTATTTAAAGGACCCAGGAGCTGTGCAGAAAATTCCTCTT CCAGGTAAAGGAAAGGAGAACTCAATTTCAAGTTCTGTGGGCGTTAAAGATGTTAAGGTGGGGAAAGCACTGgcagaaaagaacaaaaactcTGCCAGTATCACCACTTCAAAGTTAACATCCCTGCCCAGAGCTTCTTCTACCCATCTTCAGCGCCTACCACTCAAACCCGCCATGCACCAACCTACCCATCAGCATCCAAGTTCAAGAGTACAACTGAAAGGAACAACCactgttaaaaatgttaaagaGCAACAAACTAAACCAGTGTTCCAAACAATCATCAGGCCTCACAAACAATCAAAGACTGTTAAGACAGATCCAGAATCAGTATCTAGCAAGGCAAGACCCATTTCTAGATCTTTTAAAGATAACACAAGCAATTTTAAGACAGAAGTAGCAAAGAAGCGTTTGGTCACTGCAAAGGAATCAGGTTCAGAAAAGATTAAACCCAATGTTAAATGTCCCATGGGCACACGAACTCTGGCTAACCCAAGCATcaccaaaacaaaaacattgacTATGCCAAGAAACACAGATAAAAGCACAGTTGGAATCAGTTGTACTAAACCTGTCCGTGCTCAAAGTGACACTGATAACAAGAAACCACTGAAACCAGACAGATCAGAGACATTGCAtaaaaaacaaactttaaataaggaacaaaataaaaaagaacttACTGTAATGCAAAAAACTGTTCCTGGCATGTATAGGACAAAATCAAGTCAACCAGCTTTTTCCAAAACTGAAACAGCTGGCAAATCAATAAATGCTGCTTTAGCAGGTGATAAACGTGCTGTTATGCAGCAGCGGCGTACCACATTTCAACTACCCCCCAAACCCACAATTCAGGTACCAGTGCCACAGACTCTTCCACGCTCCACAAAAAGCTTTACCATTGCCAGGGAGTCCGAACAGCCTAAGACGCCCAAATCAACGTTCAAGCCTGACACAAATGGGGTTCGGACTGTTCCTCTGGATGGTAGAAATAAACCAAATGCTGCTCAAGAAGAGAGATT GCGTAAACTCCAGGAGTGGAGAGAAAGAAAAGGCGTTACATATAAACGTCCTCCGATGCCAGTTCAGCCGCTGAGGAGGAAGACCACTGCCCTTCCTCCACAGAGTTACTGGACTTCAATAGAACAGGAAGATGAGGTCCATGGCTTTGTCTGTGCTGTTGATCAGTCGCTAAACGATTGCATCAAACTTCTTCAACAG GGGTGTCCTGTAGACCAGGTGCGAGATGTTCTGTCTCGGGTGCCAATGGCGCAGAAATTTGCCAAATACTGGATTTGCCAGGTCAGGCTGATGGAGAGAGAAGGAAATTTAGATGTGCTGCCCACGTTTGAGGAGGCTGTTCGTGAAGTCAGAGAG TCTGTAGATGAACTGCGTTCTGTGGTATTTGAGATCCTGAAGAAGAAAGAATCAAAAG CTTCATCTTTGACTCGGGCTTTAGAAGAGGATGCTTTGGGCAGTGAGGAAACAGAGGAGCACAAGACTAACATGTGCACCCCAAAACCTGTCGGTGCATTGATTCGTGGAGAGAGAGGAGATTCATCTGTAATAAAATTCAAGATCACGAATACTCCTGG ACAAACAGCCTCACGTCAGGATTCTTGTATTTGTCAGGGTCTAAATAACT tggaaaAAGGAGTCAGCAGGCGGAGAAACCTGGACGTGTTAATGGCCATGAAATACGTTTTTTCACTCCAGTGCGCCGCTCAATGA
- the ckap2l gene encoding cytoskeleton-associated protein 2-like isoform X3, translating into MEALTDEDRAKLSRTELRKQKLAEYLAAKGRLKPPNPRPYLKDPGAVQKIPLPGKGKENSISSSVGVKDVKVGKALAEKNKNSASITTSKLTSLPRASSTHLQRLPLKPAMHQPTHQHPSSRVQLKGTTTVKNVKEQQTKPVFQTIIRPHKQSKTVKTDPESVSSKARPISRSFKDNTSNFKTEVAKKRLVTAKESGSEKIKPNVKCPMGTRTLANPSITKTKTLTMPRNTDKSTVGISCTKPVRAQSDTDNKKPLKPDRSETLHKKQTLNKEQNKKELTVMQKTVPGMYRTKSSQPAFSKTETAGKSINAALAGDKRAVMQQRRTTFQLPPKPTIQVPVPQTLPRSTKSFTIARESEQPKTPKSTFKPDTNGVRTVPLDGRNKPNAAQEERLRKLQEWRERKGVTYKRPPMPVQPLRRKTTALPPQSYWTSIEQEDEVHGFVCAVDQSLNDCIKLLQQGCPVDQVRDVLSRVPMAQKFAKYWICQVRLMEREGNLDVLPTFEEAVREVRESVDELRSVVFEILKKKESKASSLTRALEEDALGSEETEEHKTNMCTPKPVGALIRGERGDSSVIKFKITNTPGQTASRQDSCICQGLNNCERLTNIYTNKQITLDDNRFQFS; encoded by the exons AGTTACGCAAGCAGAAACTTGCTGAATACCTGGCTGCAAAAGGAAGATTAAAACCACCCAATCCCAG ACCTTATTTAAAGGACCCAGGAGCTGTGCAGAAAATTCCTCTT CCAGGTAAAGGAAAGGAGAACTCAATTTCAAGTTCTGTGGGCGTTAAAGATGTTAAGGTGGGGAAAGCACTGgcagaaaagaacaaaaactcTGCCAGTATCACCACTTCAAAGTTAACATCCCTGCCCAGAGCTTCTTCTACCCATCTTCAGCGCCTACCACTCAAACCCGCCATGCACCAACCTACCCATCAGCATCCAAGTTCAAGAGTACAACTGAAAGGAACAACCactgttaaaaatgttaaagaGCAACAAACTAAACCAGTGTTCCAAACAATCATCAGGCCTCACAAACAATCAAAGACTGTTAAGACAGATCCAGAATCAGTATCTAGCAAGGCAAGACCCATTTCTAGATCTTTTAAAGATAACACAAGCAATTTTAAGACAGAAGTAGCAAAGAAGCGTTTGGTCACTGCAAAGGAATCAGGTTCAGAAAAGATTAAACCCAATGTTAAATGTCCCATGGGCACACGAACTCTGGCTAACCCAAGCATcaccaaaacaaaaacattgacTATGCCAAGAAACACAGATAAAAGCACAGTTGGAATCAGTTGTACTAAACCTGTCCGTGCTCAAAGTGACACTGATAACAAGAAACCACTGAAACCAGACAGATCAGAGACATTGCAtaaaaaacaaactttaaataaggaacaaaataaaaaagaacttACTGTAATGCAAAAAACTGTTCCTGGCATGTATAGGACAAAATCAAGTCAACCAGCTTTTTCCAAAACTGAAACAGCTGGCAAATCAATAAATGCTGCTTTAGCAGGTGATAAACGTGCTGTTATGCAGCAGCGGCGTACCACATTTCAACTACCCCCCAAACCCACAATTCAGGTACCAGTGCCACAGACTCTTCCACGCTCCACAAAAAGCTTTACCATTGCCAGGGAGTCCGAACAGCCTAAGACGCCCAAATCAACGTTCAAGCCTGACACAAATGGGGTTCGGACTGTTCCTCTGGATGGTAGAAATAAACCAAATGCTGCTCAAGAAGAGAGATT GCGTAAACTCCAGGAGTGGAGAGAAAGAAAAGGCGTTACATATAAACGTCCTCCGATGCCAGTTCAGCCGCTGAGGAGGAAGACCACTGCCCTTCCTCCACAGAGTTACTGGACTTCAATAGAACAGGAAGATGAGGTCCATGGCTTTGTCTGTGCTGTTGATCAGTCGCTAAACGATTGCATCAAACTTCTTCAACAG GGGTGTCCTGTAGACCAGGTGCGAGATGTTCTGTCTCGGGTGCCAATGGCGCAGAAATTTGCCAAATACTGGATTTGCCAGGTCAGGCTGATGGAGAGAGAAGGAAATTTAGATGTGCTGCCCACGTTTGAGGAGGCTGTTCGTGAAGTCAGAGAG TCTGTAGATGAACTGCGTTCTGTGGTATTTGAGATCCTGAAGAAGAAAGAATCAAAAG CTTCATCTTTGACTCGGGCTTTAGAAGAGGATGCTTTGGGCAGTGAGGAAACAGAGGAGCACAAGACTAACATGTGCACCCCAAAACCTGTCGGTGCATTGATTCGTGGAGAGAGAGGAGATTCATCTGTAATAAAATTCAAGATCACGAATACTCCTGG ACAAACAGCCTCACGTCAGGATTCTTGTATTTGTCAGGGTCTAAATAACTGTGAGCGCCTCACTAACAtctatacaaacaaacaaataacctTAGATGACAACAGATTTCAATTTTCCTAA
- the ckap2l gene encoding cytoskeleton-associated protein 2-like isoform X1: MEALTDEDRAKLSRTELRKQKLAEYLAAKGRLKPPNPRPYLKDPGAVQKIPLPGKGKENSISSSVGVKDVKVGKALAEKNKNSASITTSKLTSLPRASSTHLQRLPLKPAMHQPTHQHPSSRVQLKGTTTVKNVKEQQTKPVFQTIIRPHKQSKTVKTDPESVSSKARPISRSFKDNTSNFKTEVAKKRLVTAKESGSEKIKPNVKCPMGTRTLANPSITKTKTLTMPRNTDKSTVGISCTKPVRAQSDTDNKKPLKPDRSETLHKKQTLNKEQNKKELTVMQKTVPGMYRTKSSQPAFSKTETAGKSINAALAGDKRAVMQQRRTTFQLPPKPTIQVPVPQTLPRSTKSFTIARESEQPKTPKSTFKPDTNGVRTVPLDGRNKPNAAQEERLRKLQEWRERKGVTYKRPPMPVQPLRRKTTALPPQSYWTSIEQEDEVHGFVCAVDQSLNDCIKLLQQGCPVDQVRDVLSRVPMAQKFAKYWICQVRLMEREGNLDVLPTFEEAVREVRESVDELRSVVFEILKKKESKASSLTRALEEDALGSEETEEHKTNMCTPKPVGALIRGERGDSSVIKFKITNTPGGKRSQQAEKPGRVNGHEIRFFTPVRRSMRIEKTASNYPATLQERDPCVTSMQDLVREQSEGTLAVDAPDSPLYVYRENEALKEHVQVQLVYEEFSEQ, encoded by the exons AGTTACGCAAGCAGAAACTTGCTGAATACCTGGCTGCAAAAGGAAGATTAAAACCACCCAATCCCAG ACCTTATTTAAAGGACCCAGGAGCTGTGCAGAAAATTCCTCTT CCAGGTAAAGGAAAGGAGAACTCAATTTCAAGTTCTGTGGGCGTTAAAGATGTTAAGGTGGGGAAAGCACTGgcagaaaagaacaaaaactcTGCCAGTATCACCACTTCAAAGTTAACATCCCTGCCCAGAGCTTCTTCTACCCATCTTCAGCGCCTACCACTCAAACCCGCCATGCACCAACCTACCCATCAGCATCCAAGTTCAAGAGTACAACTGAAAGGAACAACCactgttaaaaatgttaaagaGCAACAAACTAAACCAGTGTTCCAAACAATCATCAGGCCTCACAAACAATCAAAGACTGTTAAGACAGATCCAGAATCAGTATCTAGCAAGGCAAGACCCATTTCTAGATCTTTTAAAGATAACACAAGCAATTTTAAGACAGAAGTAGCAAAGAAGCGTTTGGTCACTGCAAAGGAATCAGGTTCAGAAAAGATTAAACCCAATGTTAAATGTCCCATGGGCACACGAACTCTGGCTAACCCAAGCATcaccaaaacaaaaacattgacTATGCCAAGAAACACAGATAAAAGCACAGTTGGAATCAGTTGTACTAAACCTGTCCGTGCTCAAAGTGACACTGATAACAAGAAACCACTGAAACCAGACAGATCAGAGACATTGCAtaaaaaacaaactttaaataaggaacaaaataaaaaagaacttACTGTAATGCAAAAAACTGTTCCTGGCATGTATAGGACAAAATCAAGTCAACCAGCTTTTTCCAAAACTGAAACAGCTGGCAAATCAATAAATGCTGCTTTAGCAGGTGATAAACGTGCTGTTATGCAGCAGCGGCGTACCACATTTCAACTACCCCCCAAACCCACAATTCAGGTACCAGTGCCACAGACTCTTCCACGCTCCACAAAAAGCTTTACCATTGCCAGGGAGTCCGAACAGCCTAAGACGCCCAAATCAACGTTCAAGCCTGACACAAATGGGGTTCGGACTGTTCCTCTGGATGGTAGAAATAAACCAAATGCTGCTCAAGAAGAGAGATT GCGTAAACTCCAGGAGTGGAGAGAAAGAAAAGGCGTTACATATAAACGTCCTCCGATGCCAGTTCAGCCGCTGAGGAGGAAGACCACTGCCCTTCCTCCACAGAGTTACTGGACTTCAATAGAACAGGAAGATGAGGTCCATGGCTTTGTCTGTGCTGTTGATCAGTCGCTAAACGATTGCATCAAACTTCTTCAACAG GGGTGTCCTGTAGACCAGGTGCGAGATGTTCTGTCTCGGGTGCCAATGGCGCAGAAATTTGCCAAATACTGGATTTGCCAGGTCAGGCTGATGGAGAGAGAAGGAAATTTAGATGTGCTGCCCACGTTTGAGGAGGCTGTTCGTGAAGTCAGAGAG TCTGTAGATGAACTGCGTTCTGTGGTATTTGAGATCCTGAAGAAGAAAGAATCAAAAG CTTCATCTTTGACTCGGGCTTTAGAAGAGGATGCTTTGGGCAGTGAGGAAACAGAGGAGCACAAGACTAACATGTGCACCCCAAAACCTGTCGGTGCATTGATTCGTGGAGAGAGAGGAGATTCATCTGTAATAAAATTCAAGATCACGAATACTCCTGG tggaaaAAGGAGTCAGCAGGCGGAGAAACCTGGACGTGTTAATGGCCATGAAATACGTTTTTTCACTCCAGTGCGCCGCTCAATGAGAATTGAGAAAACTGCTTCAAATTACCCTGCAACCCTGCAAGAGCGTGACCCCTGTGTGACCTCTATGCAGGACCTTGTGAGAGAGCAGAGTGAGGGCACACTGGCAGTGGATGCACCGGACTCTCCGCTCTATGTGTACAGAGAAAATGAAGCCCTGAAAGAACACGTGCAGGTTCAGCTTGTCTACGAGGAATTCAGTGAGCAGTAA